The following proteins come from a genomic window of Chanos chanos chromosome 15, fChaCha1.1, whole genome shotgun sequence:
- the rfc3 gene encoding replication factor C subunit 3, with product MSLWVDKYRPTTLAKLDYHKEQANQLKNLVQCGDFPHLLVYGPSGAGKKTRIMCLLRELYGAGVEKLRIEHQSITAPSKKKIEINTIASNYHLEVNPSDAGNSDRVVIQELIKTVAQSQQIQSSTQREFKVVLLTEVDRLTKDAQHALRRTMEKYTATCRLILCCNSTSKVISPIRSRCLAVRVPLPSVEEVCNVLSSVCRKEGLLLPGELAKQIAEKSGRNLRKALLMCEACRVQQYPFSADQDIPETDWEVYLRETAHAIVSQQSPQRLLEVRARLYELLTHCIPPEIIIKGLVTELLSNCDGHLKPEVAQLAAHYEHRLQLGSKAIYHLEAFVAKFMAIYKKFMEDGLDGFMF from the exons ATGAGTTTATGGGTTGACAAATACAGACCAACGACTTTAGCGAAGTTGGACTATCACAAAGAACAAGCAAATCAGCTTAAAAATCTG GTACAATGTGGCGACTTTCCACACTTACTGGTTTACGGTCCGTCTGGCGCGGGGAAGAAGACTCGCATTATGTGCCTGCTCCGCGAGCTGTACGGAGCGGGAGTCGAGAAACTCCGCATTGAACATCAGTCCATCACG GCACCCTCTAAGAAGAAAATTGAAATTAATACAATTGCCAGCAACTACCATTTGGAAGTGAATCCAAG TGATGCAGGGAACAGTGATCGCGTGGTCATTCAGGAGCTGATTAAAACAGTCGCTCAGTCCCAGCAGATCCAGTCCAGCACTCAGAGGGAGTTCAAAG TGGTCCTGCTGACGGAGGTGGACCGCCTCACTAAAGACGCCCAGCATGCATTGCGTCGCACGATGGAGAAGTACACGGCTACCTGTCGGCTGATCCTGTGCTGTAACTCGACCTCCAAGGTCATCTCTCCTATCCGCAGCAGGTGCCTGGCTGTGCGGGTTCCCCTGCCCAGCGTGGAGGAG GTGTGCAATGTTCTGTCGAGCGTTTGCAGGAaagaaggcctccttcttcccGGAGAGCTCGCAAAGCAGATCGCAGAGAAATCCGGACGCAACTTACGTAAAGCTCTACTCATGTGTGAGGCATGTCGAGTGcagca GTACCCTTTCTCTGCGGATCAGGACATCCCTGAGACAGACTGGGAGGTTTACCTTAGAGAAACTGCTCATGCCATTGTCAGCCAACAGAGTCCTCAGAg ACTACTGGAAGTTCGAGCAAGACTGTATGAGCTTCTGACTCACTGCATCCCTCCAGAAATCATCATCAAG GGCCTGGTCACAGAATTGCTCAGTAACTGCGATGGGCATCTGAAACCCGAGGTGGCCCAGCTGGCGGCACACTATGAGCACCGTCTTCAGCTGGGCAGCAAAGCCATTTACCACCTGGAGGCCTTCGTTGCCAAGTTCATGGCCATTTACAAGAAGTTTATGGAGGACGGACTGGACGGCTTCATGTTCTGA